Proteins from one Candidatus Rokuibacteriota bacterium genomic window:
- the thiD gene encoding bifunctional hydroxymethylpyrimidine kinase/phosphomethylpyrimidine kinase — MSIPKALSIAGSDSGGGAGIQADLKTFSAYRVFGMSVITAVTAQNSLGVQAVEYLPPSLVAHQLATVLDDFGADAAKCGMLGTAAIVLAVAAGLRAHPVERLVVDPVMTAKSGDVLLEPAAVRAVTMSLLPLALVVTPNLPEAEALAGMPVSSRADMEEAARRIHKLGPRHVLVKGGHLKGDAVDLLYNGRDFTAFQAPRIESDNTHGTGCTFSAAIVAGLAQGRPLGEAVRDAKAYVTRAIREGFALGRGVGALRHFLTEW, encoded by the coding sequence ATGTCCATCCCCAAAGCCCTGAGCATCGCCGGCTCGGATTCCGGCGGCGGCGCGGGCATCCAGGCGGATCTCAAGACCTTCTCGGCCTACCGGGTCTTCGGCATGTCCGTCATCACCGCGGTGACGGCGCAGAATTCCCTGGGGGTCCAGGCCGTCGAGTATCTGCCGCCTTCGCTCGTCGCCCACCAGCTCGCAACCGTCCTGGACGATTTCGGCGCCGACGCCGCCAAGTGCGGCATGCTCGGCACCGCCGCCATCGTCCTAGCGGTGGCGGCCGGGTTGCGCGCGCATCCGGTGGAGCGGCTCGTGGTCGACCCGGTCATGACCGCCAAGTCCGGCGACGTGCTGCTCGAGCCCGCGGCCGTCCGCGCTGTGACGATGAGCCTCCTGCCCCTGGCCCTCGTGGTGACGCCCAACCTGCCCGAGGCTGAAGCGCTGGCCGGCATGCCGGTGTCGAGCCGGGCCGACATGGAGGAGGCCGCGCGCCGCATCCACAAGCTGGGGCCGCGCCACGTGCTGGTCAAGGGCGGCCACCTCAAGGGCGACGCGGTGGACCTCCTCTACAACGGCCGAGACTTCACGGCCTTCCAGGCCCCGCGCATCGAGTCCGACAACACGCACGGCACCGGCTGCACCTTCTCGGCCGCCATCGTGGCGGGCCTGGCTCAGGGGCGGCCGCTCGGCGAGGCCGTGCGCGACGCCAAGGCTTACGTGACGCGCGCCATCCGCGAGGGTTTCGCCCTCGGCCGCGGCGTGGGCGCGCTCCGGCACTT